The Corallococcus soli genome segment TCCCTTCGCGCTGGTGGGGCGGCCGGGTGGCGGGCCTCACCGACGTGCCCGGGGCACGCGTGTACGGTCGGCTCTTCGAGATCGCCGGCAAGGACTGGCCCATCGTCCAGCACAAGGAGGGCTTCGTCACCAGCATGTGCGTGGAGCGCACGGTGCGCGTGCTCGTGGACGGAAAGGAGTTGGACGCCACGGCGTTCGTGACCAACCCGCGCCGTGCGTCGTCGGACGGACCGGTGAGCCCGCGCTTCGTGGAGGCCCTGGTGCGCGGAGCCCGGAGCGCCGGGCTGCCGGCGGACTACGTGGAGAAGCTGGGCCGCGGCGAGACGCGCTGAGCACGAGACGGTTGTCGCGACCCCTCCGGCTCACGACTGCGCGGAGGGTTCCTCGTTGGGATACGGCAAGACGCGCCGAGCGCTCGGTGATGCTTGCCGCGAAGCCCCGGGCTCACGGCTGTGTGGTGGGTTCCTCGTTGGGCTCCAGCAAGACGGGCTGAGCACTCAGGGCCGCCTGCCGCGAAGCCCCGGGCTCATGGCTGCGTTGCAGGTTCCACGTTGGGCTACGCGAGACACGCTGATCGCAGGACGGCTTGTCGCGAAGCCCAGGCTCACGGCTGCGCGGCGGGTTGCATGTTGGATTGCGGCAAGGCGCGCTGAGCACAGGGGACTGCCTGCCGCGAAGCCCTGGGTTCATGGCTGCGCGGCGGCCCGGGCTGCTCGCTGTACGAGCGCCGGCCTCGTCTTCGTCGGTGAGGCAGCCGCCTTCCGGGACAACGCCGTGACCTTGTAGTTGCGGGCCCCCTCCGGGAAGGACCTGCCGTGGGCTTTCCTGGCTCGGTCGTTCTCCCTCGCTTCGTATGGATTCGCCGCGAGGAACTCCCTGGAGAATGAGGAGCGCTGCTCCTCATTTCGGTCCCGTTGCTGCACGGCGCTCGCCAGGCCACCCTGCTTGCTTGGGCTCTGACGCCTCCGCATGGCATCCGCAGGATGCTTTCCGGGGAAATGGTGATGAAGCCCGCCCGTTCGCACCCGCGAACTCCTGACTGAACAGATATTTAGTGAGGCCGTCGCGTTGACGGTGCGCGCCCCCGGGCCCAGCTGCGCCCGGCTCCCTTACTTCCTGGGGTGGCAGCCTCGTCGGCACCTCTGCCTTCGGCGCTTCCATGGGTTCGGGGAGGGGAGCGCAGTGGACCGGCAGCCAGTCCGCATGGCCCACCAGCCCCAGCAAGGTTTCAGAGAGGCAGCGCGCCATGTGC includes the following:
- a CDS encoding gamma-glutamylcyclotransferase produces the protein MDSHYDQVMKARAQADADAPRLYFAYSTILDRAAFEEWKGQHSYGFFELPEGRLAEALDVDLVYDFPSRWWGGRVAGLTDVPGARVYGRLFEIAGKDWPIVQHKEGFVTSMCVERTVRVLVDGKELDATAFVTNPRRASSDGPVSPRFVEALVRGARSAGLPADYVEKLGRGETR